In a single window of the Pyxidicoccus xibeiensis genome:
- a CDS encoding ABC transporter ATP-binding protein — MQEPMDAIVMQDVVKSFRKRTIRGEYTTFKSELLRWLRGKRQAREAGLITALRGITLTIPKGKTVGIIGRNGSGKSTLLKLITGIYTPTSGLLQINGRISALLDLGAGFHPDFSGRENILINGIILGMSRAEVRARMDEIIAFSELGEFIDEPVRTYSSGMYMRLAFAVATHVDPDILIIDEILAVGDEHFSKKSLAKMMEFKNSGKTIVLVTHDLNAVDRWCDLAAWIDGGYIRRVGRPADVTAEYRQATALAESQSQAFTPPALTEGGGALPQVPGPAAELPSSTSPVRLTGLRLVSSTGADAPLSPETPVEVCVDFSSEGQCEDVEFEVSLQAADGRPLYETSTRMEEVEVPRQLPSEGRVRFVMDRLGLLSGEYVLQVKAHSPGGGTATARLTFQVFSSVAERGVFRPAHRWVVEASPVSQPVVASLASGVASGR; from the coding sequence ATGCAGGAACCCATGGACGCCATTGTCATGCAGGACGTCGTGAAGAGCTTCCGGAAGCGGACCATCCGGGGCGAGTACACGACGTTCAAGTCCGAGCTGCTCCGCTGGCTGCGAGGCAAGCGTCAGGCCCGTGAGGCCGGGCTCATCACCGCGCTGCGTGGCATCACCCTCACCATCCCCAAGGGCAAGACGGTCGGCATCATCGGGCGGAACGGCTCGGGCAAGAGCACGCTGCTCAAGCTCATCACCGGCATCTACACGCCCACCTCCGGCCTGTTGCAGATCAACGGCCGCATCTCCGCGCTGCTGGACCTGGGCGCGGGCTTCCACCCGGACTTCTCCGGGCGGGAGAACATCCTCATCAACGGCATCATCCTCGGAATGTCGCGCGCGGAAGTGCGGGCCCGGATGGATGAAATCATCGCCTTCAGCGAGCTGGGCGAGTTCATCGACGAGCCGGTGCGCACCTACTCCAGCGGCATGTACATGCGCCTGGCCTTCGCGGTGGCCACGCACGTGGACCCGGACATCCTCATCATCGACGAGATTCTCGCCGTGGGCGACGAGCACTTCAGCAAGAAGAGCCTCGCCAAGATGATGGAGTTCAAGAACTCGGGGAAGACCATCGTCCTCGTGACGCATGACCTGAACGCGGTGGACCGCTGGTGTGACCTGGCGGCATGGATTGACGGCGGGTACATCCGCCGGGTGGGCCGTCCCGCGGACGTGACGGCCGAGTACCGGCAGGCCACGGCCCTGGCCGAGTCCCAGTCCCAGGCCTTCACCCCGCCGGCCCTCACCGAGGGTGGTGGCGCGCTGCCGCAGGTGCCCGGCCCGGCGGCGGAGCTGCCTTCGTCCACCTCGCCCGTGCGGCTGACCGGGCTGCGCCTGGTGTCGTCCACCGGGGCGGATGCTCCGCTGTCGCCGGAGACTCCGGTCGAGGTCTGCGTGGACTTCTCCTCGGAGGGGCAGTGCGAGGACGTGGAGTTCGAGGTCTCGCTCCAGGCCGCGGATGGCCGGCCGCTGTACGAGACGAGCACGCGCATGGAGGAGGTGGAGGTGCCCCGGCAGCTCCCTTCCGAGGGCCGCGTGCGCTTCGTCATGGATCGGCTGGGGCTGCTGTCGGGTGAATACGTGCTGCAGGTGAAGGCGCACTCGCCGGGAGGCGGCACCGCCACGGCGCGCCTCACCTTCCAGGTGTTCTCCTCCGTCGCGGAGCGGGGCGTGTTCCGCCCGGCACACCGCTGGGTGGTGGAGGCCTCGCCGGTGTCGCAGCCGGTGGTGGCGTCGCTGGCGAGCGGCGTCGCGAGCGGCCGGTAG
- a CDS encoding ABC transporter permease produces MIRLVRELYQYRGLLLSLVQRELKARYRGSFLGFLWTFLNPTLHMLVYALLFTVVMRQNTPNYAFFMFVGLLPWMWFSSSVSGGASAISDRRDLMTKVRFPAQVLPTTVVVTNLCNYMLSLPLMLGLGLIYGQWPTWHIIVFPLLVLIQLTFTLALTYILAAINVTFRDLQHIVNNLLTMWFFATPVLYQLTTFQDEKVRSLIMLFNPMASLITSYQAIFYEHRLPDAGPLLALGAFSAALLWGASMIFEARREEFAESI; encoded by the coding sequence ATGATTCGCCTCGTCCGTGAGCTGTACCAGTATCGGGGCCTGCTGCTCAGCCTCGTCCAGCGCGAGCTGAAGGCGCGCTACCGTGGCTCGTTCCTCGGGTTCCTCTGGACGTTCCTGAACCCGACCCTGCACATGCTGGTGTACGCGCTGCTCTTCACCGTGGTGATGCGGCAGAACACGCCCAACTACGCCTTCTTCATGTTCGTGGGCCTGCTGCCCTGGATGTGGTTCTCCAGCTCCGTCAGCGGCGGGGCGAGCGCCATCAGCGACCGGAGAGACCTCATGACCAAGGTCCGCTTCCCGGCCCAGGTGCTCCCCACCACGGTGGTGGTGACGAACCTCTGCAACTACATGCTGTCGCTGCCGCTGATGCTGGGGCTGGGCCTCATCTACGGGCAGTGGCCCACCTGGCACATCATCGTCTTCCCGCTGCTGGTCCTCATCCAGCTCACCTTCACGCTGGCGCTGACGTACATCCTGGCCGCCATCAACGTGACGTTCAGGGACCTGCAGCACATCGTCAACAACCTGCTGACGATGTGGTTCTTCGCCACCCCGGTGCTGTACCAGCTCACCACCTTCCAGGATGAGAAGGTCCGCTCGCTCATCATGCTCTTCAATCCCATGGCGAGCCTCATCACGTCGTACCAGGCCATCTTCTATGAGCACCGCCTCCCGGACGCAGGGCCGCTGCTGGCGCTGGGCGCCTTCTCGGCGGCGCTGCTGTGGGGCGCCTCGATGATCTTCGAAGCCCGCCGCGAGGAATTCGCGGAGTCCATCTGA
- a CDS encoding rhamnosyltransferase WsaF family glycosyltransferase: protein MKTGLGKLAGDGVVPDAAPGAGDLARMVAVVRVLLDERRPYLPERCEEVSALEATLQLLTEQLHRARPEGSLALTPLKEAARLAVPYDFEVPESHRSALKGRVVTATKRAFIEGLQPFHEESLRPQAEFNAAVVRVLEQLSVHRSLGLREDLSGQVRSQLESKVDPTRWKALRSRGQGALGAVVDAAKRSYLSAVGPVLEALLRGQAEWNAAMVEALVAAAAPRPPSEAEAAKSVAGLVGRNDPLRADALPRALRAGSPFWTELLRRQTRFNEQAVLALAGILGTRTPPPRPPELGDFEAWCARREPGDLSAAREAVARLESRPLVSLVTAVRDSPEALLRASLASVEAQVYPAWEWLLELDASTAPPVAALLRAAAARDPRIRLESPAAARGEWVGFLAAGDTLASHAVAEVVLAAEPSLDVLYSDEDRLDAQGRRTAPFFKPDWSPDLLRSVDYVGGFLVARRRVLEATGGLRARDYELVLRLSEATRGIGHVPKLLYHGRSTPLATDGVRALREHLARTGESAEVTSPAPGEYRVRYPVKGTPKVSIIVPFKDRPDLLELLLPGLLERTTYRNFEVLLVSNNSTKPETFALLERLTDPRLVKLTWDFPFNYPAINNWAAKQATGELLLFLNNDMEVVDPGWLEELVSQAQRPEVGAVGCKLLFPEGTVQHAGVVVGITGMAGHPFWRLPEGPISTPFGHAEWTRNWLSVTSACVIFRRDVFEALKGFDERFQVCGSDIDIGLRLRQRGLRVVYTPHARLIHHESASRRADAVPEADYWWSYVAYRPWLGAKGDPFYNPNLTLLGTDCALRHHAEDGETLAVRTLSRDVPSAQDPVMEARARAQRHLVEHLDALDFTPEQARAARESAPAALAALRSRGKVETATWLVPAFTHVSEALRIVFHLADLLHRRHGVRSDFVVLDGAGASARDFESRAATVFPEATGRFRVLSGPQAVAELPACDLAIATDWTSAYAVARHPGATVRAWFVTDDAPLSLAAGTRRTLAEQAYALGLHGLFLTPGLRDAVKARHGMDGFAFEPVVDEALFHARRPERKGPVRVFFHGRPDDERSGFELGLATLTRLKRELGPAVEVLTAGAEWNPESYGVRGLVTNLGVLPAERAAALYRECDVALCLTFPGSSVFHPLELMASGVAVVAHEDAATRWLFRDGENCLVAAPTPGALVAQLRRAVGDAALRTRLGAASATHARRTPWDAQVDRMMQGLLGRAASTSGAA, encoded by the coding sequence GTGAAGACAGGGCTGGGGAAGCTCGCCGGGGACGGGGTGGTGCCGGATGCGGCGCCGGGCGCGGGAGACCTGGCGCGGATGGTGGCCGTGGTGCGCGTGCTGCTGGACGAGCGGCGCCCCTACCTGCCCGAGCGGTGCGAAGAGGTGTCCGCGCTGGAGGCAACGCTCCAGTTGCTGACGGAGCAGCTCCACCGGGCCCGGCCCGAGGGCTCGCTCGCGCTCACGCCCCTGAAAGAGGCCGCGCGGCTGGCGGTGCCGTATGACTTCGAGGTGCCGGAGTCGCACCGCAGCGCCCTCAAGGGGCGGGTGGTGACGGCCACCAAGCGCGCCTTCATCGAGGGACTTCAGCCCTTCCACGAGGAGTCGCTGCGCCCGCAGGCGGAGTTCAACGCGGCGGTGGTGCGGGTGCTGGAGCAGCTCTCCGTGCACCGGAGCCTGGGCCTGCGCGAGGACCTCTCCGGCCAGGTGCGCTCGCAGCTCGAGTCGAAGGTAGACCCCACGCGCTGGAAGGCGCTCCGCTCGCGGGGGCAGGGGGCGCTGGGCGCGGTGGTGGATGCGGCGAAGCGCTCCTATCTCTCCGCCGTGGGGCCGGTGCTGGAGGCGCTGCTGCGCGGCCAGGCGGAGTGGAACGCGGCCATGGTGGAGGCACTCGTGGCCGCCGCCGCGCCTCGTCCTCCCTCAGAGGCCGAGGCCGCGAAGTCGGTGGCGGGCCTTGTCGGGCGCAATGACCCGCTGCGGGCGGACGCGCTGCCCCGGGCCCTGCGGGCGGGCTCGCCCTTCTGGACGGAGCTGCTGCGCCGGCAGACGCGCTTCAACGAGCAGGCGGTGCTGGCGCTGGCCGGCATCCTGGGCACGCGCACGCCGCCGCCCCGGCCGCCGGAGCTGGGGGACTTCGAGGCGTGGTGCGCGCGGCGCGAGCCCGGGGACCTCTCCGCCGCTCGTGAGGCGGTGGCGCGGCTGGAGTCGAGGCCGCTCGTGTCACTCGTCACGGCGGTTCGCGACTCGCCCGAGGCGTTGCTGCGGGCGAGCCTCGCCTCCGTGGAGGCCCAGGTGTATCCCGCGTGGGAGTGGCTGCTGGAGCTGGACGCCAGCACCGCCCCGCCCGTGGCCGCCCTGCTGCGCGCAGCCGCCGCGCGCGACCCGCGCATCCGTCTGGAGAGTCCCGCCGCCGCGCGCGGTGAGTGGGTGGGCTTCCTGGCCGCCGGAGACACGCTGGCCTCGCATGCGGTGGCGGAGGTGGTGCTCGCGGCGGAGCCGTCGCTGGATGTCCTCTACAGCGACGAGGACCGGCTGGACGCACAGGGCCGCCGCACCGCGCCCTTCTTCAAGCCGGACTGGTCTCCGGACCTGCTGCGCTCGGTCGACTACGTCGGCGGCTTCCTGGTGGCGCGGCGCCGCGTGCTGGAGGCCACGGGGGGCCTGCGCGCGCGGGACTACGAGCTGGTGCTGCGGCTGAGCGAGGCCACGCGCGGCATCGGCCATGTGCCGAAGCTGCTGTACCACGGGCGTAGCACCCCGCTTGCGACCGATGGCGTGCGCGCCCTGCGCGAGCACCTGGCGCGCACCGGCGAGTCCGCCGAGGTGACGAGCCCCGCGCCCGGTGAGTACCGCGTGCGCTACCCGGTGAAGGGGACGCCGAAGGTCTCCATCATCGTCCCGTTCAAGGACCGGCCCGACCTGCTGGAGCTGCTGCTGCCCGGCCTGCTGGAGCGGACGACGTACCGGAACTTCGAGGTGCTGCTGGTCTCCAACAACAGCACGAAGCCGGAGACCTTCGCCCTGCTGGAGCGGCTGACGGACCCGCGGCTGGTGAAGCTGACGTGGGACTTCCCCTTCAACTACCCGGCCATCAACAACTGGGCGGCGAAGCAGGCCACGGGCGAGCTGCTGCTCTTCCTCAACAACGACATGGAGGTGGTGGACCCGGGCTGGCTGGAGGAGCTGGTGTCGCAGGCCCAGCGGCCCGAGGTGGGCGCCGTGGGCTGCAAGCTGCTCTTCCCCGAGGGCACCGTGCAGCACGCGGGCGTCGTGGTGGGTATCACCGGCATGGCGGGCCACCCGTTCTGGCGCCTGCCGGAAGGGCCCATCTCCACGCCCTTCGGTCACGCGGAGTGGACGCGCAACTGGCTGTCCGTCACCAGCGCGTGCGTCATCTTCCGCCGCGACGTCTTCGAGGCGCTGAAGGGCTTCGACGAGCGCTTCCAGGTGTGCGGCAGCGACATCGACATCGGCCTGCGGCTGCGCCAGCGCGGCCTGCGCGTGGTGTACACGCCGCACGCGCGCCTCATCCACCACGAGTCCGCCAGCCGCCGCGCCGACGCCGTCCCCGAGGCCGACTACTGGTGGTCCTACGTGGCCTACCGCCCCTGGCTGGGGGCGAAGGGCGACCCCTTCTACAACCCCAACCTCACCCTCCTGGGCACCGACTGCGCCCTGCGCCACCACGCCGAGGACGGGGAGACGCTGGCCGTGCGCACGCTGTCCCGCGACGTGCCCAGCGCGCAGGACCCGGTGATGGAGGCGCGCGCCCGGGCGCAGCGCCACCTCGTGGAGCACCTGGACGCGCTGGACTTCACGCCGGAGCAGGCGAGGGCGGCGCGCGAGTCGGCCCCGGCCGCGCTGGCGGCCCTGCGCTCGCGAGGGAAGGTGGAGACGGCCACGTGGCTGGTGCCCGCCTTCACCCACGTCTCCGAGGCGCTGCGCATCGTCTTCCACCTCGCGGACCTGCTGCACCGGCGCCACGGCGTGCGCAGCGACTTCGTCGTCCTCGACGGAGCCGGCGCCAGCGCCCGCGACTTCGAGTCACGCGCGGCCACGGTGTTCCCGGAAGCGACGGGTAGGTTTCGCGTGCTGTCCGGGCCCCAGGCGGTGGCGGAGCTGCCCGCGTGTGACCTGGCCATCGCCACGGACTGGACGTCCGCGTACGCGGTGGCGCGCCACCCGGGGGCCACGGTGCGCGCGTGGTTCGTCACGGACGACGCGCCGCTGTCCCTCGCGGCGGGCACCCGGCGGACCCTGGCGGAGCAGGCGTATGCGCTGGGCCTCCACGGCCTCTTCCTCACCCCGGGCTTGCGGGACGCGGTGAAGGCGCGGCACGGCATGGACGGGTTCGCCTTCGAGCCCGTGGTGGACGAGGCGCTCTTCCATGCGCGGCGGCCGGAGCGGAAGGGGCCGGTGCGCGTCTTCTTCCACGGGCGGCCGGACGACGAGCGCAGCGGCTTCGAGCTGGGCCTGGCGACGCTCACGCGGCTGAAGCGCGAGCTGGGGCCCGCGGTGGAAGTCCTCACCGCCGGCGCCGAGTGGAACCCCGAGTCGTACGGCGTGCGCGGCCTGGTGACGAACCTGGGCGTGCTGCCCGCGGAGCGCGCCGCCGCGCTGTACCGCGAGTGCGACGTGGCGCTGTGCCTCACGTTCCCTGGCAGCTCCGTCTTCCATCCGCTGGAGCTGATGGCCAGCGGGGTGGCGGTGGTGGCGCACGAGGACGCGGCGACCCGCTGGCTCTTCCGGGACGGGGAGAACTGCCTGGTGGCGGCGCCGACGCCAGGGGCCCTGGTTGCGCAGCTTCGTCGCGCGGTGGGCGACGCAGCCCTGCGCACACGCCTGGGCGCGGCTTCCGCCACGCATGCGCGGCGCACTCCCTGGGACGCGCAGGTGGATCGGATGATGCAAGGCCTGCTGGGCCGCGCCGCATCAACCTCCGGCGCGGCCTGA
- the pgsA gene encoding CDP-diacylglycerol--glycerol-3-phosphate 3-phosphatidyltransferase, with product MATDRATRKRLKREERERRRAERKPSILVQEFWNLPNMLTLGRILLIPLFVWLTYDADPLNSLWAGLVFAVASITDVIDGYLARKWNLITVVGKFMDPLADKLIAMAALVMMVRLGRIAAWVVIVLLAREFIVSGLRTIAASEGMVIAAGQEGKWKTSLQLVGIISLCVHYVHPLEVGTFSVPVDYNLVGKVLVYLSGAFSVWSAVVYFRAFLAMLAKRGGEPSGAKSV from the coding sequence ATGGCCACGGACCGAGCGACCCGGAAGAGGCTGAAGCGGGAGGAGCGGGAGCGCCGCCGAGCGGAGCGCAAGCCCAGCATCCTGGTGCAGGAGTTCTGGAACCTCCCCAACATGCTCACGCTGGGGCGCATCCTCCTCATCCCCCTCTTCGTCTGGCTGACCTACGACGCCGACCCCCTCAACTCGCTGTGGGCGGGGCTGGTGTTCGCCGTGGCCTCCATCACCGACGTGATTGACGGCTACCTGGCGCGCAAGTGGAACCTCATCACCGTGGTCGGCAAGTTCATGGACCCGCTCGCCGACAAGCTCATCGCCATGGCCGCCCTGGTGATGATGGTCCGGCTGGGCCGCATCGCCGCGTGGGTCGTCATCGTCCTGCTCGCGCGCGAGTTCATCGTCAGCGGCCTGCGCACCATCGCCGCCAGCGAGGGCATGGTCATCGCCGCCGGCCAGGAGGGGAAGTGGAAGACGTCCCTCCAGCTCGTGGGCATCATTTCACTCTGCGTCCACTACGTGCACCCACTGGAGGTGGGCACCTTCTCCGTGCCCGTGGACTACAACCTCGTGGGCAAGGTGTTGGTCTACCTGTCGGGCGCCTTTTCGGTGTGGAGCGCGGTGGTCTACTTCCGTGCGTTCCTCGCCATGCTCGCGAAGCGGGGTGGCGAGCCGAGCGGTGCGAAAAGTGTTTGA